Proteins from a single region of Pseudopedobacter saltans DSM 12145:
- a CDS encoding sulfate adenylyltransferase subunit 1 — protein sequence MDILKFITAGSVDDGKSTLIGRLLYDTGSVLQDQLEAIQRSSRKNDDGTVDLAILTDGLKAEREQGITIDVAYKYFQTDKRKFIIADTPGHIQYTRNMVTGASNADLAIILVDARKGVIEQTIRHTYLVSLLGLEHVVLCVNKMDMVDYSEEVFNNIKAAYEELIAKVNVKHVHYLPVSALRGDNIVSKSVYTQWYDGLPLLDYLETVPVREEDKNLPARFPVQWIIRPQTAELPDYRGYAGRVASGAFKVGDSVKVLPNGMRSKIERIETYDGDLDVAEEGKSVTIHLADDIDISRGDIISEVERLPMLSNQIEADICWMDTRELDTSATYFIQHNSKVTRCKIQEILYKVNINTLEKVNADFFGLNDIGRVEIKTADELAFDAFEKNKRNGGAIIIDSRTNVTVGALMLRAAL from the coding sequence ATGGATATTTTAAAGTTTATTACAGCAGGTAGTGTAGATGATGGTAAAAGTACACTTATCGGTAGATTATTGTACGATACTGGATCTGTATTACAAGATCAATTAGAAGCTATCCAGCGTTCGAGCAGAAAGAATGATGACGGTACTGTTGATTTAGCTATTTTAACTGATGGTTTGAAAGCGGAACGTGAGCAGGGAATTACCATTGACGTAGCTTATAAATACTTTCAGACGGACAAAAGAAAGTTCATTATAGCTGATACACCTGGGCATATTCAATATACAAGGAATATGGTTACAGGCGCATCTAATGCCGATTTGGCTATTATTTTGGTTGATGCCAGAAAAGGTGTAATCGAACAAACTATTCGCCATACTTACTTAGTTTCCTTATTAGGGTTAGAGCATGTTGTTCTTTGTGTGAATAAGATGGATATGGTAGACTATAGCGAAGAGGTTTTTAATAATATTAAAGCGGCTTACGAAGAACTTATCGCAAAAGTAAATGTAAAACATGTACACTATTTACCAGTTTCGGCATTAAGGGGCGATAATATTGTTAGCAAATCTGTTTATACTCAATGGTATGATGGATTGCCTTTATTAGATTACCTTGAAACAGTACCTGTAAGGGAGGAAGATAAAAATTTACCAGCCAGATTTCCGGTTCAATGGATTATCAGACCTCAAACAGCGGAATTGCCGGATTACAGAGGTTATGCCGGTAGAGTGGCCAGCGGAGCTTTCAAGGTAGGAGATAGCGTAAAAGTTCTTCCAAACGGAATGCGTTCTAAAATTGAAAGAATAGAAACTTACGATGGAGATTTAGATGTAGCTGAAGAAGGTAAATCTGTAACAATTCATTTAGCTGATGATATAGACATTTCCCGTGGAGATATTATTTCTGAAGTGGAAAGATTGCCGATGCTAAGCAATCAGATAGAAGCGGATATCTGTTGGATGGATACCAGAGAGTTAGATACTTCTGCGACTTATTTTATTCAGCATAATAGTAAAGTTACAAGATGCAAAATTCAGGAAATTCTATATAAGGTAAATATTAATACCCTGGAAAAGGTAAATGCAGATTTCTTTGGATTGAATGATATAGGCAGGGTTGAAATTAAAACAGCGGATGAATTGGCATTTGATGCTTTTGAAAAAAATAAAAGGAATGGCGGCGCTATTATTATCGATAGCAGGACAAATGTAACAGTAGGTGCTTTAATGTTGAGAGCAGCACTGTAA
- a CDS encoding DMT family transporter: MGQTNKAILFGLVSAFFFSATYIFNKSMALSGGDFLWSASLRYIITLPIILLIALFNKEAKILFSSFFKSPGPWLLWGTVGFGLFYLCLTAAAAISPAWLIAGTFQTTIIAGLFLSPFIYKDNRRKIPQKALYASTIILSGVLLSQIGEIQRESSSSLILGTLLVILAAIFFPLGNRKILLYQERSSTKLSPIQRVACMTLGSMPLWFIISAIAYERSGFPSENQIIQSGLISLFSTIIATVIFFKATEMAGNNAEALGAVEATQSIEIVITLIAEILFLNAAFPSLLGCIGILVIILGIYYYSLVSVKR, from the coding sequence ATGGGGCAAACTAATAAAGCTATACTTTTTGGACTGGTTTCCGCATTTTTCTTTAGTGCAACGTATATTTTCAATAAAAGTATGGCTTTATCTGGAGGAGATTTTCTTTGGAGTGCCAGCTTAAGATATATTATTACTTTACCTATTATACTATTGATAGCACTTTTCAATAAAGAAGCAAAAATTCTCTTTTCTTCCTTCTTCAAAAGTCCTGGCCCTTGGTTGCTCTGGGGCACTGTCGGATTTGGCCTTTTTTATCTTTGTTTAACAGCTGCCGCAGCTATCAGCCCAGCATGGTTAATAGCCGGTACTTTTCAAACAACTATAATAGCGGGTTTATTTTTATCTCCGTTTATTTATAAAGATAACCGAAGGAAAATTCCCCAAAAAGCACTTTATGCAAGTACAATCATCTTATCAGGAGTTCTGCTGTCCCAAATTGGGGAGATACAACGCGAAAGCTCCTCTTCTTTAATATTGGGGACACTTCTGGTTATTTTAGCGGCTATATTCTTTCCTTTAGGAAATCGAAAAATACTATTGTATCAAGAGCGTTCAAGTACCAAGCTTTCTCCTATACAACGAGTAGCCTGTATGACTTTAGGATCCATGCCTTTGTGGTTTATCATATCAGCAATAGCTTACGAAAGAAGTGGCTTTCCCTCCGAAAACCAGATCATACAGTCTGGTTTGATTTCATTATTTTCTACCATTATAGCCACAGTAATATTTTTTAAAGCCACAGAAATGGCCGGTAATAATGCCGAAGCTTTAGGTGCTGTAGAAGCGACCCAATCCATCGAGATAGTTATTACGCTAATTGCAGAGATATTGTTTCTAAACGCAGCATTCCCTTCTTTATTAGGCTGTATTGGGATTTTGGTTATCATATTGGGAATATATTATTATTCCCTAGTTTCTGTAAAACGATAA
- a CDS encoding LysE family transporter — protein sequence MLLQNLIVAIVVNFIGYLPFGNINLTAIQISSNRGLKQALTFVTTFAIFEAFFTYILLQFAEWFADRKDLIHWLDWVLVVIFLILGMSAWRSGGNQNFKEKEKYSKRDSIRLGIVLGIFNPMQIPFWMIGGTYLISNGWVVADNLGLEVFAVGAAIGAFLALYLFARFALYIKEKFSLSSKAINKTVAVIFFILIFVQLGKIYFSAM from the coding sequence ATGCTTCTTCAGAATCTAATTGTAGCTATTGTTGTCAATTTTATAGGATATCTTCCTTTTGGTAATATCAATTTAACAGCCATTCAGATTTCTTCAAACAGGGGCTTAAAACAAGCATTAACTTTCGTCACAACCTTTGCCATTTTCGAGGCATTTTTTACTTATATTTTATTACAATTTGCTGAGTGGTTTGCTGATAGAAAAGATCTTATTCATTGGTTAGACTGGGTGTTGGTTGTCATTTTTTTGATTTTGGGTATGAGCGCATGGCGGTCGGGGGGTAACCAGAATTTTAAAGAAAAGGAAAAATATAGTAAACGCGATAGTATACGTTTAGGAATCGTATTAGGGATTTTTAACCCAATGCAAATACCTTTTTGGATGATAGGCGGCACTTATTTAATTTCTAACGGATGGGTTGTTGCTGATAATTTGGGTTTAGAAGTTTTTGCTGTCGGAGCTGCAATTGGCGCATTTTTAGCGCTTTATCTATTCGCCAGATTTGCTCTTTATATTAAAGAAAAATTTTCTTTAAGCAGTAAGGCTATCAACAAAACGGTAGCTGTAATCTTCTTTATATTGATATTCGTTCAACTAGGCAAGATCTATTTCTCTGCTATGTAG
- a CDS encoding bifunctional riboflavin kinase/FAD synthetase: MKIYNHIDEFIPIENATVTIGTFDGVHIGHQKIISQLKEEAKRINGETVILTFFPHPRMILHPEDHSLKLITTMPEKAELLKQLGVDHLIITPFTRDFSNLSPEEYIKNILVDKIGTKSIVIGYDHRFGKDRSGGLPELQTYAKTYGYQVTEIPEQDINEITISSTKIREALKNGDVHHANEFLGHAFQLNGKVIKGDQIGRTLGYPTANLFIEEEYKLIPSDGIYAVEVFVDSSVKNKNQEIINPYGTENTSGNNKFLGMAYIGHRPTINGMSQNIEVNIFDFNEDIYHSRIKLVFWHFIRHDIKFSSLDELKNQLANDKIAVLEKFST; encoded by the coding sequence ATGAAAATATACAATCACATTGATGAATTTATTCCTATAGAAAATGCTACTGTCACTATTGGCACCTTTGACGGTGTGCACATTGGACATCAAAAGATAATCTCCCAATTAAAAGAAGAAGCTAAAAGGATAAACGGAGAAACTGTTATTCTTACGTTTTTCCCACATCCAAGAATGATCTTACACCCCGAAGATCACAGTTTAAAGCTAATCACAACTATGCCCGAAAAGGCAGAACTATTAAAGCAATTGGGAGTAGATCATTTAATTATTACACCTTTTACGAGAGATTTTTCAAATCTTTCTCCTGAAGAATATATAAAAAATATACTGGTTGATAAAATAGGGACTAAAAGCATTGTTATCGGATACGACCATAGATTTGGGAAAGACCGCTCTGGTGGTTTACCTGAATTACAAACCTATGCTAAAACTTATGGATACCAGGTTACCGAGATTCCCGAGCAGGATATTAATGAAATAACCATTTCTTCTACTAAAATTAGAGAGGCTTTAAAAAACGGAGATGTTCATCATGCCAATGAATTTCTTGGACATGCTTTCCAACTAAATGGAAAGGTTATTAAGGGAGATCAAATAGGCCGGACTCTAGGCTACCCTACGGCTAATCTGTTTATTGAAGAAGAATATAAACTTATTCCCAGCGATGGAATTTATGCAGTAGAAGTTTTTGTCGATTCCTCTGTAAAGAATAAAAATCAGGAAATTATCAATCCTTATGGGACAGAAAACACCTCGGGAAATAATAAATTTCTGGGTATGGCTTATATCGGACACCGTCCAACGATAAACGGGATGAGCCAGAATATTGAAGTAAATATTTTCGACTTCAATGAGGATATATACCACAGCAGAATAAAGTTAGTTTTCTGGCATTTCATTCGTCACGATATCAAATTCAGTTCATTAGACGAACTAAAAAATCAACTTGCTAACGATAAAATTGCAGTTTTAGAAAAGTTCAGCACATAA
- the truB gene encoding tRNA pseudouridine(55) synthase TruB, translated as MSEEIEKNKIYPTFNFTQGEVLLINKPYKWTSFDIVGKLRNSLKPLKLKVGHAGTLDPLATGLLIICTGKLTKQIDSFQAEEKEYTGTITLGSTTPSYDLETEPDQFFDISGISENQIKENTKHFIGDIEQFPPIHSALKKDGERLYLKARRGEEVKVSARKVSITEFEITRIELPEVDFRVVCSKGTYIRSLAHDFGKQLGIGAHLSKLRRTKSGNFRIDNAFEIMELVNHIKEIKQDPEFK; from the coding sequence ATGAGCGAAGAAATAGAAAAAAACAAAATTTATCCAACGTTTAACTTTACACAAGGGGAAGTTTTATTAATAAACAAACCTTATAAATGGACATCCTTCGATATCGTAGGAAAACTGCGTAATAGTTTAAAACCTTTGAAGTTAAAAGTTGGCCATGCTGGAACTTTAGATCCACTGGCGACGGGCCTATTGATTATCTGTACAGGAAAACTCACCAAACAGATCGATTCTTTTCAAGCTGAGGAGAAAGAATATACCGGAACTATCACTTTAGGCAGTACTACACCATCTTACGATCTGGAAACCGAACCAGATCAGTTTTTTGATATTTCAGGCATTTCCGAAAATCAGATAAAAGAAAACACAAAACATTTTATTGGAGATATAGAACAGTTTCCTCCTATCCATTCGGCCTTAAAAAAAGACGGAGAACGTTTGTATTTAAAAGCCAGGCGCGGCGAAGAAGTCAAGGTATCTGCCAGAAAAGTAAGTATCACAGAATTCGAAATTACCAGAATTGAACTTCCCGAAGTAGATTTCAGGGTTGTTTGTTCAAAAGGTACATATATAAGATCGCTGGCACACGATTTTGGAAAACAATTAGGCATTGGTGCTCATTTATCTAAATTGAGAAGAACAAAAAGTGGAAATTTCCGCATAGATAATGCTTTCGAAATAATGGAGCTGGTAAATCATATTAAGGAAATTAAACAAGATCCTGAATTCAAATAA
- a CDS encoding undecaprenyl-diphosphate phosphatase — translation MNTIEAIILAIIEGLTEFLPVSSTGHMIIASSLMGIQSDNFVKLFTVAIQLGTILSVVALYFKRFFQSFDFYFKLFVAFLPAVIFGLLFSDKIDELLESPLAVAISLLIGGVILLYADKWFNKGTVNDTNEISYPTAFKIGLYQCIAMIPGVSRSGASIIGGMAQKLTRKAAAEFSFFLAVPTMFGATAKKLYDFFKHGNTLSGQEINLLVIGNIVGFIVAIIAIKSFIGFVSKYGFKAFGIYRIIVGGIILALLLSGSNLQVM, via the coding sequence ATGAATACTATTGAGGCCATCATTTTGGCTATTATTGAGGGATTAACTGAGTTCTTACCAGTGTCTTCTACAGGGCATATGATTATTGCCTCTTCTTTAATGGGCATTCAATCTGATAATTTCGTAAAACTTTTCACGGTAGCCATACAGTTGGGTACCATACTTTCGGTAGTAGCACTTTATTTCAAAAGATTTTTCCAGTCTTTTGATTTTTATTTCAAATTATTTGTTGCCTTTTTACCAGCAGTTATTTTTGGATTATTGTTTTCGGATAAAATAGACGAGTTACTGGAAAGTCCTTTAGCTGTAGCTATTTCCCTGCTTATCGGCGGGGTTATTTTGCTTTATGCAGACAAATGGTTCAATAAAGGTACAGTAAACGACACTAACGAAATAAGCTATCCTACAGCTTTTAAAATAGGTCTTTACCAATGTATTGCAATGATTCCGGGAGTTTCCAGATCTGGCGCAAGCATTATTGGTGGGATGGCACAAAAACTAACCAGAAAAGCTGCCGCGGAATTTTCTTTCTTTTTGGCGGTTCCTACAATGTTTGGTGCGACAGCAAAAAAGCTGTATGATTTCTTCAAACATGGAAATACACTGTCAGGACAAGAAATTAACCTGCTTGTTATAGGTAACATAGTTGGCTTTATTGTAGCTATTATTGCTATAAAAAGCTTTATCGGTTTCGTAAGTAAATACGGTTTTAAGGCATTTGGTATATACAGAATAATTGTGGGAGGAATTATTTTAGCTTTGTTATTAAGCGGAAGTAATTTGCAGGTGATGTAA
- a CDS encoding DUF3098 domain-containing protein — protein sequence MINQSQNKNKVNFVFDKSNYQILIISILIVIVGFALMSGDTDIYSFRKIILAPIVVIGGFGLGFYAILKKNSFNK from the coding sequence ATGATTAATCAATCTCAGAATAAAAACAAGGTTAATTTCGTCTTTGACAAAAGCAATTACCAAATTTTAATTATCAGTATTCTTATTGTTATTGTAGGCTTTGCTCTGATGTCGGGAGATACGGACATCTACAGTTTCAGAAAAATAATCCTTGCACCTATAGTTGTCATCGGAGGATTTGGACTTGGTTTTTATGCTATTTTAAAAAAGAACTCCTTTAACAAATAA
- a CDS encoding cell division protein FtsX: MEEFEDSRASKKTKTIYVSTVISISLVLLMVGLLGLIIVHGRNLSNYVKENIVLNVIINEGTNEVDILALQKQIESNEYVKSTQYISKELAARNLTQDLGEDFIKFLGFNPLLSSIDVYLKADYANNESIAILSQKLQSNPLINEVRYQKSLVDMINQNIRTISLVIFGFGAVLLIIAVGLINNTIRLAIYSQRFLIKSMQLVGATKGFIRRPFILYGVLHGLIAGLIAIILLILTLYLAQQQIPELVILRNYFEFGLVFILVIGVGILISCLSTYFAVTKYLKLKVYDLYR; this comes from the coding sequence ATGGAAGAATTCGAAGATAGCAGGGCTTCAAAAAAAACAAAAACCATATACGTTTCTACTGTAATCAGCATCTCTCTTGTATTACTTATGGTAGGGCTATTGGGTTTAATCATTGTACACGGAAGAAATCTCTCTAATTATGTTAAAGAAAATATCGTACTTAACGTAATTATAAATGAGGGTACCAATGAAGTAGACATTTTGGCTTTGCAAAAACAAATCGAAAGTAATGAGTACGTGAAATCAACTCAGTATATCAGTAAAGAACTTGCTGCCCGAAATCTAACTCAGGATTTGGGTGAAGATTTCATTAAATTTTTAGGTTTCAACCCTTTGTTATCTTCTATCGATGTTTATCTGAAAGCCGATTACGCAAATAACGAAAGTATTGCTATACTGAGTCAAAAATTACAAAGCAACCCTTTAATTAACGAAGTTCGCTATCAAAAATCGTTGGTTGACATGATTAACCAAAATATAAGGACCATCTCTTTAGTGATTTTTGGATTTGGCGCAGTGCTTTTAATCATTGCTGTTGGATTAATAAATAATACCATTCGATTGGCTATATACTCACAACGTTTTTTAATCAAGAGTATGCAGTTGGTTGGTGCTACTAAAGGTTTCATTCGCAGACCTTTCATTTTATATGGTGTTTTACACGGATTAATAGCGGGATTAATAGCAATTATCCTTTTAATCTTAACCCTATATCTCGCTCAACAACAAATTCCTGAACTGGTAATTCTTAGAAATTACTTCGAATTTGGACTTGTTTTCATTTTAGTAATTGGTGTAGGTATTCTAATTTCATGTCTAAGTACTTATTTCGCAGTTACTAAATACTTAAAATTAAAAGTTTACGATTTATACAGATAA
- a CDS encoding lipocalin family protein, protein MKRSIFTLMSIFTLLVMFNACKKDDDKNTNGIEGTWKSTKSVYYSKLNGVKEGKDEVDLHDNENYNILTLKEGKYTVKEYYEGKMEDEDNGTYTYSNGKLIVDGEATLTVTISGNTLVLVSENPDSENEKRVYGSEEHYIRN, encoded by the coding sequence ATGAAAAGATCAATTTTTACACTAATGTCAATTTTTACACTATTGGTGATGTTTAATGCTTGTAAAAAAGACGATGACAAAAACACTAATGGAATAGAAGGAACATGGAAGTCCACAAAATCTGTTTATTATTCAAAATTGAACGGAGTTAAAGAAGGAAAAGATGAGGTAGACCTTCATGATAATGAAAACTATAATATATTGACATTAAAGGAGGGAAAATATACTGTAAAGGAGTATTATGAAGGAAAAATGGAAGATGAAGATAATGGTACATATACTTACTCTAACGGTAAATTGATTGTTGATGGTGAAGCTACATTAACCGTTACTATCAGTGGAAATACATTAGTTTTAGTGAGCGAAAACCCTGATTCTGAAAACGAAAAAAGAGTATATGGTAGTGAGGAGCATTATATAAGAAACTAA
- the leuS gene encoding leucine--tRNA ligase, producing the protein MDYQFKNIEKKWQKFWADNETYKVEVDNSKPKYYVLDMFPYPSGAGLHVGHPLGYIASDIFSRYKRLKGFNVLHPMGYDSFGLPAEQYAIQTGQHPAITTGTNINRYREQLDNLGFSFDWSKEVRTSSPDYYKWTQWIFMQLFNSWYNIETDKAEHISTLVHKFQTEGTVAVKAVCDSDTRKMLPSDWTSLTEDEKQEELLKYRLAFLKESTVNWCAALGTVLANDEVIGGFSERGGHPVEQKKMMQWSMRITAYAERLLKGLDQIDWPEPLKEIQRNWIGKSVGAMVDFQLADADYKIQVFTTRVDTIYGVSFLVIAPEHELVSQITTEEQKTEIEQYIQQTKKKSELDRMADTKTVSGAFTGAYAINPLNGEKVPVWIADYVLAGYGTGAVMAVPSGDQRDYLFASHFNLPIIQILDTQVLDGQADPTKEGQYINSGIINGLGYKEATAKLISFLEEKEQGYAKVNYRMRDAIFGRQRYWGEPVPVYFKNGLPYLIDESELPLLLPEVDKYLPTETGEPPLGRAKDWKYKGEYEYELSTMPGWAGSSWYWYRYMDAHNDKEFASEKAIEYWKDVDLYIGGSEHATGHLLYSRFWNKFLKDLGFAKEEEPFKKLINQGMIQGRSNFVYRIMSEDGRGTNTYVSNGLKNNYQTTALHVDVNIVENDILNLDKFRNWREEFKDAEFVLEEGKYICGVEVEKMSKSKFNVVNPDDLIERYGADTLRMYEMFLGPLEQSKPWNTNGIEGVFKFLRKFWKLFHNDAFEFVVSNDEPTKQELKSLHKLIKKVEDDVERFSFNTSVSSFMITVNELTDLKCNKRAILQEMVILLSSYAPHITEELWTLLGNTEGTLSKARFPKFNAEYLVESEFNYPISINGKTKTNLSFGLDLDNVEIEKLVLANEQVQKYLDGKTPKKIIIVKGRIINIVA; encoded by the coding sequence ATGGATTATCAATTTAAAAATATAGAAAAAAAGTGGCAGAAGTTCTGGGCCGATAATGAAACCTACAAAGTAGAAGTCGACAATTCAAAACCAAAATATTATGTTTTGGATATGTTTCCTTATCCATCTGGTGCGGGGTTACACGTAGGGCATCCACTCGGTTACATTGCATCTGATATTTTTTCCAGATATAAAAGATTGAAAGGATTCAATGTATTGCATCCCATGGGATATGATTCATTTGGTTTACCTGCTGAGCAATATGCAATCCAAACAGGGCAACATCCAGCTATTACGACGGGAACAAATATCAATCGTTACCGGGAACAATTAGATAATCTTGGTTTTTCCTTCGATTGGAGTAAAGAAGTACGTACAAGTTCGCCAGATTACTATAAATGGACCCAATGGATTTTTATGCAATTGTTCAATTCATGGTATAATATAGAAACGGACAAAGCAGAACATATCTCGACATTGGTTCATAAGTTTCAAACCGAAGGAACAGTAGCAGTAAAAGCCGTTTGTGATAGCGATACGAGAAAAATGCTTCCTTCTGATTGGACTTCGTTAACAGAAGACGAAAAGCAGGAAGAATTATTAAAATACCGTTTGGCTTTCTTAAAGGAGAGTACTGTAAACTGGTGCGCTGCCTTGGGTACGGTATTAGCCAACGACGAGGTTATCGGTGGTTTTTCTGAGCGTGGTGGGCATCCGGTAGAGCAGAAGAAAATGATGCAATGGAGTATGCGTATTACCGCTTATGCTGAAAGACTGCTTAAGGGGTTAGATCAGATTGACTGGCCAGAACCATTGAAAGAAATTCAGCGCAATTGGATTGGCAAAAGTGTCGGTGCAATGGTAGATTTCCAATTAGCAGATGCTGATTATAAAATTCAGGTTTTCACGACTCGTGTGGATACCATTTATGGTGTAAGCTTTTTGGTGATCGCACCAGAACATGAGCTGGTCTCTCAAATTACAACCGAAGAACAAAAAACAGAAATAGAGCAATATATTCAACAAACCAAGAAAAAATCTGAACTGGATAGAATGGCCGATACAAAAACTGTATCGGGTGCTTTTACAGGTGCATATGCTATCAATCCATTAAATGGGGAAAAGGTTCCGGTTTGGATTGCGGATTATGTTTTAGCTGGATATGGAACAGGGGCCGTTATGGCGGTTCCGTCTGGAGATCAAAGAGATTATTTGTTTGCAAGTCATTTTAATTTGCCAATTATCCAGATTTTAGATACTCAGGTATTGGATGGCCAGGCAGATCCTACTAAAGAGGGACAATATATTAATTCGGGTATTATCAATGGACTGGGATATAAAGAGGCTACAGCTAAATTAATTTCCTTTTTGGAAGAAAAGGAGCAGGGTTATGCAAAGGTGAATTACCGCATGCGTGATGCCATTTTTGGACGTCAGCGTTATTGGGGAGAGCCGGTTCCAGTATATTTTAAAAATGGTTTGCCTTATTTAATTGACGAAAGCGAATTGCCTTTGTTATTACCAGAGGTAGATAAATATTTACCAACCGAAACGGGAGAACCTCCACTAGGAAGAGCAAAAGATTGGAAATACAAAGGCGAGTATGAATACGAGTTAAGTACTATGCCAGGTTGGGCAGGAAGCAGTTGGTATTGGTACAGATATATGGATGCACATAACGACAAAGAATTTGCTTCTGAAAAAGCAATTGAATATTGGAAAGACGTGGATTTATATATCGGAGGTTCGGAACATGCGACCGGACACTTGTTGTACAGCCGTTTCTGGAATAAGTTTTTGAAAGATCTGGGTTTTGCAAAAGAAGAAGAACCTTTCAAAAAGTTAATCAATCAGGGGATGATTCAGGGGCGTTCTAATTTCGTTTATAGGATAATGAGCGAAGACGGAAGAGGAACAAATACTTATGTATCCAATGGCTTGAAAAATAATTATCAAACTACTGCTTTACATGTTGATGTTAATATCGTTGAAAATGATATTTTGAATTTAGATAAATTCAGAAACTGGAGAGAGGAATTTAAAGATGCAGAGTTTGTACTGGAAGAAGGAAAATATATCTGCGGAGTAGAAGTAGAGAAAATGTCCAAATCTAAATTCAATGTTGTAAATCCCGATGACTTAATTGAAAGATATGGAGCAGATACTTTAAGAATGTACGAAATGTTCCTTGGACCTTTAGAACAAAGCAAACCATGGAATACCAACGGTATCGAAGGAGTATTTAAATTCTTGAGAAAATTCTGGAAACTCTTCCATAATGATGCTTTTGAATTTGTAGTTTCCAATGATGAGCCTACAAAGCAAGAACTTAAATCTTTGCATAAGTTAATCAAGAAAGTTGAAGATGATGTAGAACGTTTTTCATTCAATACATCAGTGTCAAGCTTTATGATTACTGTAAATGAGCTTACAGATTTAAAATGTAATAAGAGAGCGATTTTACAGGAGATGGTAATCTTGCTTTCTTCGTATGCACCGCATATTACCGAAGAACTTTGGACATTATTAGGAAATACAGAAGGTACTTTATCAAAAGCCCGTTTTCCTAAATTTAATGCGGAATATCTGGTAGAAAGTGAATTTAATTATCCTATTTCTATCAATGGAAAGACCAAAACCAATCTAAGCTTTGGTTTAGATTTAGATAACGTAGAAATAGAGAAGCTGGTTCTTGCAAATGAACAGGTACAGAAATACCTAGACGGTAAAACACCGAAAAAGATAATTATTGTAAAAGGAAGAATTATCAATATAGTGGCATAA